A window of the Brassica napus cultivar Da-Ae chromosome A2, Da-Ae, whole genome shotgun sequence genome harbors these coding sequences:
- the LOC106411251 gene encoding protein DETOXIFICATION 54-like: protein MEEQNQPDDFSSHKHPTFPQVIEELKELWAMVLPITAMNCLVYVRAVVSVLFLGRLGSLELAGGALSIGFTNITGYSVLVGLASGLEPVCSQAFGSKNWELLSLSLHRMVMILLFASVPIGLLWINLGPIMLFLGQDPEITATAAEYCLYALPDLLTNTLLQPLRVYLRSQRVTKPMMWCTLAAVTFHVPLNYWLVMVKRWGVPGVATASVVTNLIMVMLLVGYVSLSGKMQKSQGVSGSMVATVAAQSSVVELVGGLGPLMRVAVPSCLGICLEWWWYEIVIVMGGYLENPKLAVAATGILIQTTSLMYTVPMALAGCVSARVGNELGAGRPYKARLAANVALACAFVIGASNVAWTVVLKERWAGLFTGYEPLKVLVASVMPIVGLCELGNCPQTTGCGILRGTGRPTVGAHVNLGSFYFVGTPVAVGLAFWLKVGFSGLWFGLLSAQAACAVSILYAVLARTDWEGEAMRAMRMTSLEMRKVGKDEESSSLLDDRNRSDEKLGGVL, encoded by the exons ATGGAGGAACAAAACCAACCAGACGATTTCTCTTCCCATAAACATCCAACTTTTCCTCAAGTCATAGAAGAGCTAAAAGAGCTCTGGGCTATGGTTTTACCGATCACAGCAATGAACTGTCTAGTCTACGTACGCGCCGTCGTTTCCGTCCTCTTCCTCGGCCGTCTCGGTAGCCTCGAGCTAGCCGGAGGAGCTCTCTCAATCGGTTTCACCAACATCACAGGCTACTCAGTCCTCGTAGGACTCGCCTCGGGACTCGAGCCAGTATGCAGCCAAGCCTTTGGTAGCAAAAACTGGGAGCTCCTCTCGCTCTCTCTCCACCGTATGGTCATGATCCTCTTGTTCGCCTCCGTGCCCATCGGCCTGTTATGGATCAACCTCGGGCCCATCATGCTATTCTTGGGCCAAGACCCGGAGATAACCGCTACGGCCGCAGAGTACTGCCTCTACGCGCTTCCTGATCTTTTGACTAATACTCTGCTTCAGCCGTTACGGGTTTATCTAAGGTCACAGCGGGTGACGAAACCGATGATGTGGTGCACGTTAGCTGCTGTGACGTTCCACGTGCCGTTGAACTACTGGCTTGTGATGGTGAAGCGATGGGGTGTTCCTGGTGTGGCTACTGCTTCAGTTGTGACGAATTTGATTATGGTTATGCTTCTTGTGGGTTATGTTTCACTAAGTGGGAAGATGCAAAAGAGTCAGGGTGTTAGTGGGTCTATGGTGGCTACGGTGGCGGCTCAGTCCTCGGTTGTGGAGTTGGTTGGTGGGTTGGGACCGTTGATGAGAGTGGCGGTTCCGAGTTGTTTGGGGATATGTTTGGAGTGGTGGTGGTATGAGATTGTGATTGTGATGGGTGGTTATTTGGAGAATCCTAAGCTTGCTGTGGCTGCTACTGGGATTTTGATTCAGACAACAAGTCTTATGTATACTGTTCCTATGGCTTTAGCTGGATGCGTGTCTGCTCGG GTTGGAAACGAGCTAGGTGCAGGTAGACCATACAAGGCGAGACTAGCGGCAAACGTGGCTCTAGCTTGCGCATTTGTAATAGGAGCATCCAATGTGGCTTGGACCGTGGTTCTAAAAGAGCGTTGGGCAGGACTTTTCACTGGCTACGAGCCACTCAAGGTGCTGGTTGCTTCGGTTATGCCAATTGTTGGGCTTTGCGAGCTAGGGAACTGCCCTCAAACTACGGGTTGCGGGATTCTAAGAGGGACAGGCCGGCCAACGGTTGGGGCACATGTGAATCTTGGGTCGTTTTATTTTGTTGGGACGCCTGTTGCTGTTGGACTAGCGTTTTGGTTGAAGGTTGGGTTTAGTGGATTGTGGTTTGGGTTGCTTTCGGCCCAGGCGGCTTGTGCAGTTTCAATATTGTATGCAGTTTTGGCAAGGACAGATTGGGAAGGAGAAGCAATGAGGGCTATGAGGATGACGAGTTTGGAGATGAGGAAAGTTGGAAAGGACGAAGAATCATCGTCGTTGTTGGATGATCGCAATAGGAGTGATGAGAAGTTGGGTGGTGTCTTGTAA